In Microbacterium sp. 1.5R, the following are encoded in one genomic region:
- a CDS encoding DMT family transporter: MTWLLLALAIASEVTATLSLRASEGLRRRRWIPVIVIGYLAAFTLLGTILAMGMPVGVAYGVWSAAGVAITAILGRVIFKDHFSVMMAIGVALITLGVVLIEFGGAH, encoded by the coding sequence ATGACCTGGCTGCTCCTCGCCCTCGCGATCGCGAGCGAGGTCACCGCGACCCTCAGCCTGCGCGCGTCCGAAGGCCTCCGTCGCCGGAGGTGGATCCCCGTGATCGTCATCGGCTATCTCGCCGCGTTCACACTGCTCGGCACGATCCTCGCCATGGGCATGCCGGTGGGCGTCGCCTACGGAGTATGGTCAGCGGCCGGCGTCGCGATCACGGCGATCCTGGGCCGAGTGATCTTCAAGGATCACTTCTCAGTCATGATGGCGATCGGCGTCGCACTGATCACCCTGGGCGTCGTGCTGATCGAGTTCGGCGGCGCGCACTGA
- a CDS encoding DMT family transporter has protein sequence MTAPSRPAAWPPLLIAIVLEVSATLSLRAAEGFTHPLWLIPVVIGYTGSLWLLSIVLDRGMPVGVAYGIWAAIGVVLTAIMGTVLFGEMLGTVQIIGIGAIVVGVLLVELGSHPREASAEVGA, from the coding sequence ATGACCGCCCCCTCCCGCCCGGCCGCGTGGCCACCGCTGCTGATCGCGATCGTCCTCGAGGTGTCGGCCACCCTGTCGCTGCGGGCCGCCGAGGGTTTCACCCATCCGCTGTGGCTGATCCCCGTCGTGATCGGCTACACCGGCTCGCTCTGGCTGCTGTCGATCGTGCTGGATCGAGGGATGCCCGTGGGTGTGGCCTACGGCATCTGGGCCGCGATCGGCGTCGTCCTCACCGCGATCATGGGCACGGTGCTCTTCGGCGAGATGCTCGGAACCGTGCAGATCATCGGGATCGGCGCGATCGTGGTCGGTGTGCTGCTCGTCGAGCTCGGGTCGCACCCGCGCGAGGCGTCCGCGGAGGTCGGAGCATGA
- a CDS encoding glyceraldehyde-3-phosphate dehydrogenase → MNVTAAPHDDWTAREELAERMIPLIGALKRERDVVTSLHGHRLLGLSATGIVEVHDRVAQLGHEQLPLDETLGVLEAVHELAPGASSLDLARLAAGHADSDLPLDAYLAEVLAPAMGAVAAAPTDVVLYGFGRIGRLLARILVAHNGGGSGLRLRAIVVRRGSENDLVKRASLLLRDSVHGRFAGSVTVDEDADQIIANGTRIQVIYSDDPSTIDYTAYGIHDAIVVDNTGRWRDDAGLSRHLESTGVARVLLTAPGKGALKNIVHGINDDTIEADDRIITAASCTTNAITPVLKAIDEAYGIVRGHVETVHSFTNDQNLIDNFHSGDRRGRSAVLNMVITETGAAKAVARALPELEGKLTGSAIRVPTPDVSLAVLHLSLERPAVKDELNDYLRRVSLHSKLRQQIDYVESPEVVSTDFVGSHRAGIVDGLATIANDRDVVLYVWYDNEYGYSCQVIRVLEVMAGSHPIVLPERREVTLHG, encoded by the coding sequence ATGAACGTAACCGCCGCACCCCATGACGACTGGACGGCGAGAGAAGAGCTGGCCGAGCGGATGATCCCGCTCATCGGCGCTCTCAAGCGCGAACGCGACGTGGTCACGTCCCTCCACGGGCACCGACTTCTCGGCCTCTCGGCCACCGGCATCGTCGAGGTGCACGACAGGGTGGCGCAGCTCGGGCATGAACAGCTCCCGCTCGACGAGACCCTCGGGGTGCTCGAGGCGGTACACGAACTCGCACCCGGTGCGTCGTCGCTCGACCTCGCGCGCCTCGCCGCGGGCCACGCCGACAGTGACTTGCCCCTCGACGCGTACCTGGCCGAGGTGCTCGCGCCGGCGATGGGTGCGGTCGCGGCAGCGCCCACCGACGTCGTGCTGTACGGCTTCGGTCGCATCGGGCGGCTGCTCGCCCGCATCCTCGTCGCGCACAACGGGGGTGGCAGCGGTCTGCGCCTGCGGGCCATCGTCGTGCGCCGCGGTTCGGAGAACGATCTCGTCAAGCGCGCGTCGCTGCTGCTGCGCGACTCGGTGCACGGCCGCTTCGCAGGCTCCGTGACGGTCGATGAGGACGCCGACCAGATCATCGCGAACGGCACCCGCATCCAGGTGATCTATTCGGACGACCCCTCGACGATCGATTACACGGCGTACGGCATCCACGACGCGATCGTCGTCGACAACACGGGACGCTGGCGCGACGACGCAGGACTCAGCCGGCACCTGGAATCGACCGGCGTCGCTCGCGTGCTGCTCACCGCACCCGGCAAGGGCGCGCTGAAGAACATCGTGCACGGGATCAACGACGACACGATCGAGGCGGACGACCGCATCATCACCGCCGCCTCCTGCACGACGAACGCCATCACCCCCGTGCTCAAGGCGATCGACGAGGCGTACGGGATCGTGCGCGGGCACGTCGAGACCGTGCACTCGTTCACCAACGACCAGAACCTGATCGACAACTTCCACAGCGGCGATCGTCGCGGCCGCTCGGCCGTGCTCAACATGGTGATCACCGAGACGGGGGCGGCCAAGGCCGTCGCGCGCGCGCTGCCCGAGCTCGAGGGCAAGCTCACCGGCTCTGCGATCCGCGTGCCGACCCCCGACGTCTCGCTGGCCGTGCTGCACCTCAGCCTCGAGCGTCCGGCGGTCAAGGACGAGCTCAACGACTACCTGCGCCGCGTCTCGCTGCACTCGAAGCTGCGCCAGCAGATCGACTACGTCGAGAGCCCCGAGGTCGTCTCGACGGACTTCGTCGGCTCGCATCGCGCGGGCATCGTCGACGGCCTCGCCACCATCGCGAACGACCGCGACGTCGTGCTGTACGTCTGGTACGACAACGAGTACGGCTACTCCTGCCAGGTGATCCGCGTGCTCGAGGTCATGGCGGGCTCGCACCCCATCGTGCTGCCGGAACGTCGCGAGGTGACGCTGCACGGGTGA
- a CDS encoding winged helix DNA-binding domain-containing protein: MKTATLRAERLRSHRLSAPARTVTDAASHMLAVQSQDFTAGRWVLASRTRGEPPLRAVDRAFARGDLVRAWTMRGTLHIIPARDLRWVLSVTAARQRQQAAGRRRDLGIDASMVAAVVAAAVPRLRDGGLTRAEMFEVFAGIGIDPAGQRGIHLLSELTLDGLICQGQVVARDGVSREQRFVLVEQHISEHAAPEDPLAELFVRYIDGHGPAGVADFAWWSGLTLGQAREARDHAAARVVEVDEGVFVGVARPRRSSSAPAVLALGAFDEYYISYADRTDVCAPEHLALVGPGKNGMVRATLVADGRVIGCWTHASASLGSPPELFESVPDSRPVDDEAVRAALARFTRFLDV, encoded by the coding sequence ATGAAGACCGCGACTCTGCGCGCCGAGCGGCTCCGCTCGCATCGTCTCAGCGCTCCGGCGCGCACGGTGACGGATGCCGCGTCGCACATGCTCGCGGTGCAGAGCCAGGACTTCACCGCCGGACGGTGGGTCCTGGCTTCGCGCACACGTGGCGAGCCGCCGCTCCGCGCGGTCGACCGGGCCTTCGCCCGGGGCGACCTGGTGCGCGCGTGGACCATGCGCGGCACGCTGCACATCATCCCGGCGCGTGACCTGCGCTGGGTGCTCTCGGTGACCGCCGCGCGGCAGCGTCAGCAGGCGGCGGGCAGGCGTCGCGATCTCGGGATCGATGCGTCGATGGTCGCCGCGGTCGTGGCGGCGGCGGTGCCGCGTCTGCGCGACGGAGGACTCACGCGGGCCGAGATGTTCGAGGTGTTCGCCGGTATCGGCATCGATCCTGCCGGGCAGCGCGGCATCCATCTGCTGAGCGAGCTCACGCTCGACGGGCTGATCTGCCAGGGTCAGGTCGTCGCGCGCGATGGTGTGAGCCGGGAGCAGCGCTTCGTGCTCGTCGAGCAGCACATCAGCGAGCATGCGGCGCCCGAAGATCCGCTCGCCGAGCTCTTCGTGCGCTACATCGACGGGCACGGTCCGGCCGGCGTCGCGGACTTCGCCTGGTGGTCCGGCCTCACGCTGGGGCAGGCGCGCGAGGCGCGGGATCACGCGGCGGCGCGCGTGGTCGAGGTCGACGAGGGTGTGTTCGTCGGCGTCGCTCGTCCGCGGCGGTCATCGAGTGCCCCGGCGGTGCTGGCGCTCGGAGCCTTCGACGAGTACTACATCTCCTACGCCGACCGCACGGACGTCTGCGCCCCTGAGCATCTCGCTCTCGTCGGGCCGGGCAAGAACGGCATGGTGCGGGCGACGCTCGTCGCCGACGGCCGGGTGATCGGATGCTGGACGCACGCGAGCGCCTCGCTCGGTTCTCCGCCGGAGCTCTTCGAGTCAGTGCCCGATTCGCGGCCGGTCGACGACGAGGCGGTGCGGGCGGCGCTCGCTCGGTTCACGCGCTTCCTCGACGTTTGA
- a CDS encoding XRE family transcriptional regulator, with product MAPSGIHLATLGHRIRHHRLEKGFTLDELGALVGVAGSQLSLIENGKREPKLSLLQAIALATGTEVTDLISGEPPNRRAALEIELERAQESPVFRQLGIAPVRVTKGMSDETIESLLGLHRELQRREREAIATPEEARRANTELRLRMREQNNYLADIERLAEKQLRSAGHVQGALTHRTVSIMADKLGFELIYVNDLPHSTRSVTDLENGRIYLPPASIPGGHGLRSMALQAMAHRLLGHTPPTDYADFLQQRLEINYFAAACLMPETASVAFLQQAKKDRNLAVEDFRDAFGVTHEAAGMRMTNLLTQHLGMSLHFLRVDATGAITRVYENDDLPLPMDVTGAVEGQRVCRKFQARAAFTQQNRTNEHHQYTDTPSGTFWCSTQTGASTDGEFSITVGVPFDDARWWRGRETADRAVSTCPDEACCRRPSADLTERWNGKAWPSARVHTHMFSPLPRGAFPGVDDNEVYNFLGRHASE from the coding sequence ATGGCTCCTTCCGGCATCCACCTCGCGACTCTCGGCCACCGCATCAGGCACCACCGCCTCGAGAAGGGCTTCACGCTCGATGAGCTGGGCGCACTCGTCGGCGTCGCCGGTTCGCAGCTGAGCCTGATCGAGAACGGCAAGCGCGAACCGAAGCTCTCGCTGCTGCAGGCCATCGCGCTGGCGACGGGCACCGAGGTCACCGACCTCATCTCGGGCGAGCCGCCGAACCGTCGCGCCGCTCTCGAGATCGAACTCGAACGCGCCCAGGAGAGCCCGGTGTTCCGGCAGCTCGGCATCGCCCCCGTGCGCGTCACGAAGGGGATGAGCGACGAGACGATCGAGTCGCTTCTGGGCCTTCATCGCGAACTCCAGCGACGCGAACGAGAGGCGATCGCCACGCCCGAAGAGGCCAGACGAGCGAACACCGAGCTGCGTCTGCGGATGCGCGAGCAGAACAACTACCTCGCGGACATCGAGAGACTCGCTGAGAAGCAGCTGCGGTCCGCCGGGCACGTGCAGGGCGCGCTGACGCACCGCACCGTGAGCATCATGGCCGACAAGCTCGGCTTCGAACTGATCTACGTCAACGATCTGCCGCACTCGACCCGCTCGGTCACCGACCTCGAGAACGGGCGCATCTACCTGCCGCCCGCATCGATCCCCGGGGGTCACGGCCTGCGGTCCATGGCACTGCAGGCGATGGCGCACCGACTGCTCGGCCACACCCCGCCCACCGACTACGCCGACTTCCTGCAGCAGCGGCTCGAGATCAACTACTTCGCCGCCGCGTGCCTGATGCCCGAGACGGCGTCCGTCGCCTTCCTGCAGCAGGCGAAGAAGGATCGCAACCTCGCGGTCGAAGACTTCCGCGACGCATTCGGCGTGACCCACGAAGCGGCCGGAATGCGCATGACGAACCTCCTCACCCAGCACCTGGGCATGTCACTGCACTTCCTCCGTGTCGACGCCACCGGTGCGATCACGAGGGTCTACGAGAACGACGACCTCCCCCTGCCGATGGACGTCACGGGCGCTGTCGAGGGCCAGCGGGTGTGCCGGAAGTTCCAGGCGCGCGCGGCGTTCACGCAGCAGAACCGCACGAACGAACACCACCAGTACACCGACACACCCTCCGGCACCTTCTGGTGCTCGACGCAGACCGGCGCCTCGACCGACGGCGAGTTCTCGATCACGGTGGGCGTTCCCTTCGACGACGCGCGCTGGTGGCGTGGGCGCGAGACCGCCGACCGCGCGGTCTCGACCTGCCCGGATGAGGCGTGCTGCCGCCGCCCCTCGGCCGACCTCACCGAACGGTGGAACGGGAAGGCCTGGCCGAGCGCCCGCGTGCACACCCACATGTTCTCGCCGCTCCCCCGTGGCGCGTTCCCCGGCGTCGATGACAACGAGGTCTACAACTTCCTCGGACGCCACGCGAGCGAGTGA
- a CDS encoding phosphoenolpyruvate carboxykinase (GTP), which yields MAIAEVFTPRASSVAPVRTFGTAPTYDTPAMAELAAWVDEIAALTQPASIHWVDGSRAENDWLLRGLVDEGKLIKLNPEWRPGSYLARSHPSDVARTEGRTYISSESEEDAGPTNNWAPPAQMREKMTEIFEGSMRGRTMFVVPFSMGPVGGPLSHIGVQVTDSAYAVASIGIMTRVGDAVTRQIADGAPWVKTVHSVGAPLAAGEPDVEWPCNDDKYIVHFPETLEVYSFGSGYGGNAILAKKCFALRIASVIARDEGWLAEHMLLIRVIDPTGKAYHVAAAFPSACGKTNLAMLRPTIPGWRVETLGDDIAWIRPGEDGRLWAINPEAGFFGVAPGTGESTNVTAVETLWGNTIFTNVALRPDGDVWWEGLTDQAPAHLTDWEGNDWTPDSGRPAAHPNSRFTVSAAQCPQISEDWEEAVPLDVILFGGRRATNVPLVVEATDWTHGVFLGSNISSERTAAAEGKVGELRRDPFAMLPFCGYNMADYFGHWLKVGRGLRFDRAPRIFQVNWFRRGEDGRFLWPGFGDNSRVVDWIIRRVSGEVSTVDSPIGRLPLIEDLNLDGIDVPEADLEELFSIDTDAWKTEADLTEEFYDTFGDKVPAALRAELASLRYRLDKA from the coding sequence ATGGCGATCGCCGAAGTCTTCACCCCCCGAGCATCATCTGTCGCACCTGTGCGCACCTTCGGGACGGCTCCGACGTATGACACCCCTGCGATGGCAGAGCTCGCCGCCTGGGTCGATGAGATCGCGGCGCTCACGCAGCCGGCCTCGATCCACTGGGTCGACGGCTCGCGTGCCGAGAACGACTGGCTGCTGCGCGGGCTCGTCGACGAGGGCAAGCTGATCAAGCTGAACCCCGAGTGGCGTCCCGGCTCGTACCTCGCCCGCTCGCACCCCAGCGACGTCGCACGCACGGAGGGCCGCACCTACATCTCGTCCGAGAGTGAAGAGGATGCCGGCCCGACCAACAACTGGGCTCCTCCTGCGCAGATGCGCGAGAAGATGACCGAGATCTTCGAGGGATCCATGCGAGGCCGCACGATGTTCGTCGTGCCCTTCTCGATGGGGCCCGTCGGGGGACCGCTCTCGCACATCGGCGTCCAGGTCACCGACAGCGCCTACGCTGTCGCGTCGATCGGCATCATGACGCGCGTCGGCGATGCGGTCACCCGCCAGATCGCCGACGGCGCTCCGTGGGTCAAGACCGTGCACTCCGTCGGCGCGCCGCTCGCTGCGGGAGAGCCCGACGTCGAGTGGCCCTGCAACGACGACAAGTACATCGTGCACTTCCCCGAGACGCTCGAGGTCTACTCCTTCGGCTCGGGCTACGGCGGCAACGCGATCCTCGCGAAGAAGTGCTTCGCCCTGCGCATCGCCTCGGTCATCGCCCGCGACGAGGGCTGGCTCGCCGAGCACATGCTGCTCATCCGGGTGATCGATCCCACGGGCAAGGCGTACCACGTGGCTGCGGCGTTCCCCTCCGCGTGCGGCAAGACGAACCTCGCGATGCTGCGCCCGACCATCCCGGGATGGCGCGTCGAGACGCTCGGCGACGACATCGCGTGGATCCGTCCCGGTGAAGACGGCCGCCTCTGGGCGATCAACCCGGAAGCCGGATTCTTCGGCGTCGCGCCGGGCACGGGCGAGTCGACGAACGTCACGGCGGTCGAGACCCTCTGGGGCAACACGATCTTCACGAACGTCGCGCTCCGGCCCGACGGAGACGTCTGGTGGGAGGGGCTGACCGATCAGGCGCCCGCCCACCTCACGGACTGGGAGGGCAACGACTGGACGCCGGACTCCGGCCGCCCCGCCGCGCACCCGAACTCGCGCTTCACGGTCTCGGCCGCGCAGTGCCCGCAGATCTCGGAGGACTGGGAGGAGGCGGTGCCGCTCGACGTGATCCTCTTCGGCGGACGTCGGGCGACCAATGTGCCGCTCGTCGTCGAGGCCACCGACTGGACCCACGGCGTGTTCCTCGGCTCCAACATCTCGTCCGAGCGCACCGCGGCCGCCGAGGGCAAGGTCGGCGAGCTGCGTCGCGATCCGTTCGCCATGCTCCCGTTCTGCGGCTACAACATGGCCGACTACTTCGGTCACTGGCTGAAGGTCGGCCGTGGTCTCCGGTTCGACCGCGCACCGCGCATCTTCCAGGTGAACTGGTTCCGTCGTGGCGAGGACGGCCGCTTCCTGTGGCCCGGATTCGGCGACAACTCGCGAGTCGTCGACTGGATCATCCGTCGCGTCTCCGGCGAGGTCTCGACGGTCGACAGCCCGATCGGTCGCCTGCCGCTGATCGAGGACCTCAATCTCGACGGCATCGACGTGCCCGAGGCCGACCTCGAGGAGCTCTTCTCGATCGACACCGACGCCTGGAAGACCGAGGCCGACCTCACCGAGGAGTTCTACGACACCTTCGGCGACAAGGTCCCCGCCGCCCTCCGGGCCGAGCTCGCCTCGCTGCGCTACCGCCTCGACAAGGCGTGA
- a CDS encoding ABC transporter ATP-binding protein: MSSTATSRRRGRGAHYDGPRATFRQLLPFLFEHRRTLIVVAVLSVFGAATSLAQPLLVGQLIEAVQSDQGLGILVWVLVGLVIVSSIISGYQHYLLQRTGTAVVYSSRRKLISRILHLPISEFDARRTGDLVSRVGTDTTLLYAVLTQGLADAVGSAILFLGALIAMLVIDPVLLLLIVVVIGASVVVVTALSGRIRTASTAQQEKVGELASGVERAVGSIRTVRASGATERETETVSALASEAYGIGVRIAKISSLVVPIAGVALQVSLLVVLGVGGFRVAAGTITIASLITFILFLFMLVMPLATTFGAITSVNQALGALGRIQEVLNLPTETQHDAEIAASVPRDAADPLAPAIEFRDVRFRYPENVVAARLAAAKEAQTLLADAHLEPTDDSAAVAEREVLRGVSFAVPRGARVALVGPSGAGKSTILSLVERFYDPTGGSIRLYGHDSRTYPRDELRAQFGYVEQDAPTLAGTLGDNLRLASPDASDAACEQVLRAVNLGDVLDRDPLRLDAPVGEDGVMLSGGERQRLAIARALLTDAPILLLDESTSSLDGVNEQRMREAIDAVSTDRTLIVIAHRLSTVVDSDLIVVLQDGAVVGQGTHAELIESTPLYRDLARHQLLA; encoded by the coding sequence ATGTCCAGCACGGCGACATCACGCCGACGCGGACGCGGCGCGCACTACGACGGCCCGCGCGCCACTTTCCGCCAGCTCCTCCCCTTCCTCTTCGAGCACAGGCGCACGCTCATCGTCGTCGCTGTGCTCAGCGTCTTCGGGGCGGCCACCTCGCTCGCGCAACCGCTGCTGGTCGGGCAGCTCATCGAAGCCGTGCAGTCCGACCAGGGCCTCGGGATCCTGGTGTGGGTCCTCGTCGGTCTCGTGATCGTGTCGTCGATCATCTCCGGCTACCAGCACTATCTGCTGCAGCGCACCGGCACCGCGGTCGTGTACTCGAGCCGTCGCAAGCTGATCTCGCGCATCCTTCACCTGCCCATCAGCGAGTTCGACGCCCGCCGGACCGGAGACCTCGTCTCGCGCGTGGGCACCGACACGACACTGCTCTACGCCGTGCTCACCCAGGGACTGGCGGATGCCGTCGGCAGCGCGATCCTCTTCCTCGGCGCGCTGATCGCCATGCTCGTGATCGACCCGGTCCTGCTGCTGCTCATCGTCGTCGTGATCGGAGCCTCGGTCGTCGTCGTCACGGCGCTCAGCGGCCGCATCCGCACCGCGTCCACCGCTCAGCAGGAGAAGGTCGGCGAACTCGCCTCCGGGGTCGAGCGCGCCGTCGGCTCGATCCGCACCGTGCGCGCCTCGGGAGCCACCGAGCGCGAGACCGAGACCGTGTCGGCGCTCGCCTCGGAGGCCTACGGCATCGGGGTGCGGATCGCCAAGATCTCGTCGCTCGTGGTCCCCATCGCCGGAGTCGCACTGCAGGTGTCGCTCCTGGTGGTGCTGGGCGTCGGCGGCTTCCGGGTCGCGGCCGGCACGATCACGATCGCCTCGCTGATCACGTTCATCCTGTTCCTGTTCATGCTCGTGATGCCGCTCGCCACCACCTTCGGGGCGATCACCTCGGTGAACCAGGCACTCGGCGCCCTCGGCCGCATCCAGGAGGTGCTGAACCTGCCGACGGAGACCCAGCACGACGCCGAGATCGCCGCATCCGTCCCCCGCGATGCGGCAGACCCCCTCGCTCCGGCGATCGAGTTCCGTGACGTGCGCTTCCGCTATCCCGAGAACGTGGTCGCCGCTCGCCTCGCCGCCGCGAAGGAGGCGCAGACGCTTCTGGCCGACGCGCACCTCGAACCGACCGACGACTCGGCCGCCGTGGCCGAGCGCGAGGTGCTGCGCGGCGTCTCGTTCGCGGTGCCCCGAGGTGCGCGCGTCGCACTCGTCGGGCCCAGCGGTGCCGGCAAGAGCACGATCCTCTCGCTCGTGGAGCGCTTCTACGACCCGACGGGCGGTTCGATCCGCCTCTACGGCCACGACTCGCGCACCTACCCGCGCGACGAGCTGCGCGCGCAGTTCGGCTACGTCGAGCAGGACGCCCCCACCCTCGCCGGCACGCTCGGCGACAACCTGCGTCTCGCCTCGCCGGATGCCTCGGATGCGGCCTGCGAACAGGTGCTGCGCGCGGTGAACCTGGGCGACGTGCTCGATCGCGATCCGCTGCGTCTCGATGCCCCCGTCGGCGAAGACGGCGTGATGCTCTCGGGAGGAGAACGCCAGCGTCTCGCGATCGCCCGCGCGCTGCTCACCGACGCACCGATCCTGCTGCTCGACGAGTCGACCTCGTCGCTCGACGGCGTGAACGAGCAGCGCATGCGCGAGGCCATCGACGCGGTCTCGACCGATCGCACCCTCATCGTGATCGCTCATCGACTGTCGACCGTCGTCGACAGCGATCTCATCGTCGTGCTGCAGGACGGCGCAGTGGTCGGTCAGGGCACTCACGCCGAGCTGATCGAGTCGACGCCGCTCTATCGCGACCTGGCTCGGCACCAGCTGCTCGCCTGA
- a CDS encoding S66 family peptidase — MLSASKPVPGDRVAVLSPAFAAPAVAPELHEQALSRLEQLTGLIPVEYPTTRQLDASPEARAADVNAAFADPSIRAILATIGGDDQILVVPHLDAALAQADPKPFLGYSDNTNILNWLWSLGIRGYYGGSTAVHLGPGPAVDDVHLRSLRAALLDGGTVEITEPGESEDVGRRWTDPRALSEYGDRVATEDWTWSGPAVRVEGRTWGGCLEVVDQLALADRLPSAYDLRGGILLLETSEERPPASWVARWMRGLGERGILDVVAGVVVARPPVSDFEFLPSSTEADALRAAQRDAVIETVSRYNPDAVVCVGVPFGHTRPQWIVPFGGTMVLDGSTRTVHAAY, encoded by the coding sequence ATGCTGTCCGCATCGAAACCCGTGCCCGGCGACCGCGTCGCCGTCCTGTCGCCCGCCTTCGCCGCGCCCGCGGTCGCGCCCGAGCTCCACGAGCAGGCGCTCAGCCGACTCGAGCAGCTGACCGGACTGATCCCGGTCGAGTATCCGACCACGCGGCAGCTCGATGCGAGTCCTGAAGCCCGGGCCGCCGACGTGAACGCGGCCTTCGCCGACCCGAGCATCCGGGCGATCCTGGCGACGATCGGCGGGGACGACCAGATCCTGGTGGTGCCGCACCTCGACGCCGCGCTCGCCCAGGCCGACCCGAAGCCGTTCCTCGGCTACAGCGACAACACCAACATCCTCAACTGGCTGTGGAGCCTCGGGATCCGCGGCTACTACGGCGGATCCACGGCCGTGCATCTCGGTCCGGGGCCCGCGGTCGACGACGTGCATCTGCGGTCGCTGCGCGCGGCGCTGCTCGACGGCGGCACGGTCGAGATCACGGAGCCCGGAGAGTCGGAAGATGTGGGGAGGCGCTGGACGGACCCGCGCGCTCTCAGCGAATACGGCGATCGGGTCGCGACCGAGGACTGGACCTGGTCGGGTCCGGCTGTCCGCGTCGAAGGTCGCACCTGGGGCGGCTGCCTCGAGGTCGTCGATCAGCTCGCGCTCGCCGACAGGCTGCCCTCGGCATACGACCTGCGCGGCGGGATCCTGCTGCTCGAGACCAGCGAAGAGCGTCCGCCGGCGAGCTGGGTGGCGCGATGGATGCGCGGGCTGGGCGAGCGCGGCATCCTCGATGTGGTCGCGGGAGTGGTCGTCGCGCGTCCGCCCGTGAGCGATTTCGAGTTCCTCCCCTCGTCGACCGAGGCAGACGCGCTGCGCGCCGCGCAACGGGATGCGGTGATCGAGACGGTCTCGCGGTACAACCCCGACGCGGTGGTCTGCGTCGGGGTGCCTTTCGGCCACACGCGGCCGCAGTGGATCGTCCCGTTCGGCGGCACGATGGTGCTCGACGGCTCGACGCGCACCGTCCATGCCGCCTACTGA
- a CDS encoding MFS transporter: protein MSTSTAPANPRSRVITASLVGTTIEFYDFYAYATAAVLVFPVLFFPTGNDTTSLLSSFAVFGAAMVARPIGAVVFGHFGDKFGRKATLVASLLTMGIATFIIGLLPTFQQIGWWAALLLLILRLAQGFALGGEWSGAALVATENAPAGKRAWYGTFPQLGAPLGFIIANFLFLGINWLLPHADNPALKSEAFLSWGWRIPFLFSAVMVIIGLWVRLKLVESDTFKKAEKKGAIRKLPLATVFRHHWKQLILGTFIMLATYVLFYLMTNFTLAYGTKPATLETASAAAQAAAEATGKDFDASAFAAQFYPGLGFAYTDFVLMQIVGVVFFGIFTLLSGPIADTIGRRKLLLWVTGLIIVFGFTFNAFLLPAMDPKFTGALAQAFLVFGFMLMGATFGPMGALLPELFPTNVRYTGSAISYNVSSILGAAVAPLIALWLWELGDGAPWLVGLYLSAMGVLTFIALLLSKETKDNDYESDLGVAAAVEL from the coding sequence ATGAGTACGTCCACCGCCCCCGCGAACCCGCGTTCGCGTGTCATCACGGCGAGCCTGGTCGGCACCACGATCGAGTTCTACGACTTCTACGCCTATGCGACAGCGGCCGTGCTCGTGTTCCCCGTGCTGTTCTTCCCCACCGGCAACGACACCACGTCGCTGCTGTCATCGTTCGCCGTGTTCGGCGCCGCCATGGTCGCCCGCCCCATCGGCGCGGTCGTCTTCGGCCACTTCGGCGACAAGTTCGGACGCAAGGCGACGCTCGTCGCCTCGCTGCTCACGATGGGCATCGCGACCTTCATCATCGGCCTCCTTCCCACGTTCCAGCAGATCGGCTGGTGGGCGGCACTGCTGCTGCTGATCCTGCGCCTCGCTCAGGGCTTCGCCCTCGGCGGCGAGTGGTCGGGTGCCGCGCTGGTCGCCACCGAGAACGCTCCGGCCGGCAAGCGCGCCTGGTACGGCACGTTCCCGCAGCTGGGCGCGCCGCTCGGCTTCATCATCGCCAACTTCCTCTTCCTCGGCATCAACTGGCTGCTTCCCCACGCCGACAACCCCGCACTGAAGTCCGAGGCCTTCCTGTCGTGGGGCTGGCGCATCCCGTTCCTGTTCTCGGCCGTCATGGTCATCATCGGCCTGTGGGTGCGTCTGAAGCTCGTCGAGTCCGACACCTTCAAGAAGGCCGAGAAGAAGGGCGCGATCCGCAAGCTGCCCCTCGCGACCGTGTTCCGCCACCACTGGAAGCAGCTGATCCTCGGCACGTTCATCATGCTGGCGACGTACGTGCTGTTCTACCTGATGACCAACTTCACCCTGGCGTACGGCACGAAGCCGGCCACGCTCGAGACGGCGTCCGCCGCCGCTCAGGCCGCTGCCGAGGCGACGGGCAAGGACTTCGACGCGTCGGCTTTCGCCGCGCAGTTCTATCCGGGACTCGGGTTCGCCTACACGGACTTCGTGCTCATGCAGATCGTCGGCGTCGTGTTCTTCGGCATCTTCACCCTGCTCTCCGGTCCCATCGCCGACACGATCGGGCGTCGCAAGCTGCTGCTGTGGGTCACCGGGCTCATCATCGTGTTCGGCTTCACGTTCAATGCGTTCCTGCTCCCCGCGATGGACCCGAAGTTCACGGGCGCCCTCGCGCAGGCGTTCCTCGTGTTCGGGTTCATGCTCATGGGCGCGACGTTCGGTCCGATGGGAGCGCTGCTGCCCGAGCTCTTCCCGACGAACGTCCGCTACACGGGATCCGCGATCTCCTACAACGTCTCGTCGATCCTCGGCGCAGCCGTCGCTCCGCTCATCGCGCTCTGGCTCTGGGAGCTCGGCGACGGCGCTCCGTGGCTGGTGGGACTGTACCTGTCGGCGATGGGCGTGCTGACCTTCATCGCGCTCCTGCTGTCGAAGGAGACCAAGGACAACGACTACGAATCGGATCTCGGAGTCGCGGCCGCCGTCGAACTCTGA